The following coding sequences are from one Shewanella putrefaciens window:
- a CDS encoding CoA pyrophosphatase translates to MDQAEFRLRFNLHPLARQDPAAFPHLGLRKAAVLLPVQDIAGELSLILTQRPMHLRAHPGQISFPGGKIEPSDTNAIAAALREAEEEIGLLRHNVDVVGTFPAHNTFTGFEITPVIGIVKQAFVMKLDPGEVADCFSVPLSFFIEPTHRHQKRFLRQGRYYNVHFIPYQQRFIWGATAAIIDHLCRHLSIPSQI, encoded by the coding sequence ATGGATCAAGCTGAATTTAGATTGAGATTTAATCTACATCCTTTAGCTCGGCAAGATCCGGCTGCTTTCCCTCACCTTGGATTACGCAAAGCGGCGGTATTGCTCCCTGTTCAAGACATTGCAGGTGAACTGAGTTTGATCTTAACCCAAAGACCTATGCATCTGCGTGCCCACCCAGGGCAAATTAGTTTTCCTGGCGGCAAAATTGAACCAAGTGATACGAATGCAATTGCTGCTGCACTAAGAGAAGCCGAAGAGGAAATCGGCCTGTTACGGCACAATGTGGATGTTGTAGGCACTTTTCCTGCTCACAATACCTTTACTGGATTTGAAATCACCCCAGTGATAGGTATCGTCAAGCAAGCATTTGTGATGAAACTCGATCCCGGTGAAGTTGCCGATTGTTTCTCTGTACCGTTAAGTTTTTTTATTGAACCAACCCATCGTCACCAGAAACGTTTTTTACGTCAAGGCCGTTATTACAATGTGCATTTTATCCCCTACCAACAGCGATTTATATGGGGAGCAACGGCAGCAATCATTGATCATCTCTGCCGCCATTTAAGTATCCCTTCGCAAATTTAG
- the rhlP gene encoding rhombotarget lipoprotein (RhlP (RHombo-target LipoProtein) is a family of predicted lipoproteins that, in general, co-occurs with a form of rhombosortase, and that has an apparent cleavage site for that enzyme, a GlyGly motif, near the C-terminus.) has product MKFKVIACGIASFAMLSLSGCSAFFNGNTTEKNAVSSSLVEYLYPDEKSRQAQQPSLPVLRLPITVGIAFLPSSHWQHDAIDSRTQMALLDKVKKSFVKYDYIDRIEVIPSTYLKNGKGFETLQQVARLHDVDVMALVSYDQLMQSHENKSAILYWTIVGMYLIPGNENAIQTFVDTAVFDMRSQKMLFRAPGINQLTESSTAVGVTTTLREKSYEGFDLAVNDMIVNLDDELARFKTRVKEEHVATIEHKQGYSGGGSLSLLILSLLGIFAVRRLTICRE; this is encoded by the coding sequence ATGAAATTTAAGGTAATAGCCTGTGGCATAGCCTCATTCGCAATGCTTTCACTGAGTGGCTGTAGTGCATTTTTTAACGGTAATACTACGGAGAAAAATGCGGTATCGAGTAGCTTAGTCGAATATTTATACCCTGATGAGAAGAGTCGCCAAGCCCAGCAGCCATCCTTACCTGTGCTACGTTTACCGATTACCGTCGGCATCGCTTTTTTGCCATCATCCCATTGGCAACATGATGCAATTGATAGCCGAACTCAGATGGCCTTACTTGATAAGGTTAAAAAATCCTTTGTCAAATATGACTATATCGATCGTATCGAAGTGATCCCAAGTACCTATCTTAAAAATGGTAAAGGTTTTGAAACCTTGCAGCAGGTTGCGCGTTTGCATGATGTCGATGTGATGGCATTGGTGTCTTACGATCAATTGATGCAAAGCCACGAGAACAAATCCGCCATTCTTTATTGGACGATTGTGGGCATGTATTTAATCCCTGGCAATGAAAATGCGATTCAAACCTTTGTTGATACCGCCGTTTTCGATATGCGTAGCCAGAAGATGTTATTTAGGGCGCCAGGTATTAATCAGTTAACTGAAAGTTCAACCGCTGTTGGCGTGACGACAACCTTAAGAGAAAAATCCTACGAGGGCTTTGATCTCGCGGTGAACGATATGATAGTCAATTTAGATGACGAGCTTGCCCGTTTTAAAACTCGGGTTAAGGAAGAGCACGTCGCCACCATAGAACATAAACAAGGTTACAGCGGCGGTGGCAGCTTATCGCTATTGATACTTTCATTACTGGGGATTTTTGCTGTGCGCCGTTTAACCATCTGCCGAGAATAG
- a CDS encoding RsmB/NOP family class I SAM-dependent RNA methyltransferase, which translates to MLNSPLSASSNELVISILTMVLSQGKPLDRAYSQHFSGLQLVPAEQARIALVTGDILRRLNLYCYLAEISPDEMERYGSKLLNAWHLFHDLPLPKMQYSLPVDEQRLAERIEQAKTQLVLWDGCPEWLDTMGREQLGKSWEKERAALSTAPKRFLRANGLKVTRDELMAKLAAEYVSTLPVDTVNSALEVTSDSALFRTQSFKEGLFEQQDAGSQRVAAALDAKPGMKVIDACAGAGGKTLHIAAQMQGKGRLLAMDVEQWKLDKLKERARRNGAYNVETRLIASSKTIKRLKLSADRVLLDVPCSGLGVLKRNPDAKWRDTAERLPVLMELQKHILNSYSRMVKVGGILVYATCSIFPCENRGQVDAFLAENPNFRLIEDETISPADTGFDGFYLAKIERIQE; encoded by the coding sequence ATGTTGAATTCTCCGCTTTCTGCCAGCTCTAACGAATTAGTGATCAGTATCTTAACTATGGTGTTGAGCCAAGGAAAACCCTTAGATCGAGCCTATTCTCAGCATTTTTCTGGGTTGCAATTGGTGCCAGCTGAACAAGCGCGTATTGCGCTGGTGACGGGGGATATTCTTAGGCGCTTAAATCTGTACTGTTATTTGGCTGAAATCAGTCCTGATGAAATGGAACGATATGGCTCCAAGCTACTCAATGCTTGGCATTTATTCCATGACTTACCATTACCTAAGATGCAATATTCCTTACCCGTGGATGAACAACGTCTGGCTGAGCGTATTGAGCAAGCAAAAACTCAACTTGTGCTTTGGGATGGTTGTCCAGAATGGCTTGATACCATGGGCCGTGAGCAACTTGGTAAATCTTGGGAAAAGGAGCGCGCAGCCTTAAGCACTGCGCCTAAGCGTTTTTTACGCGCTAACGGCCTCAAGGTTACCCGTGATGAGTTAATGGCAAAACTTGCCGCAGAATATGTGAGTACGCTACCCGTTGATACAGTTAATTCTGCGTTAGAAGTCACCTCAGATTCTGCATTATTTCGCACCCAGAGTTTTAAAGAGGGGTTGTTTGAGCAGCAGGATGCGGGTTCTCAGCGCGTGGCCGCTGCACTGGATGCAAAACCGGGTATGAAAGTCATCGATGCTTGTGCTGGCGCGGGCGGTAAGACCTTACACATCGCCGCACAAATGCAGGGCAAAGGGCGCCTATTAGCTATGGATGTGGAGCAATGGAAACTCGATAAGCTCAAAGAGCGTGCCCGTCGTAATGGGGCTTATAATGTTGAAACGCGCTTAATTGCTAGTAGTAAAACCATTAAGCGTCTTAAACTCAGTGCCGATCGTGTGTTGCTCGACGTTCCTTGTTCGGGTCTTGGAGTACTGAAGCGTAACCCTGATGCAAAATGGCGTGATACCGCAGAGCGTTTACCCGTTCTGATGGAACTGCAAAAACATATTTTGAACAGTTACAGCCGTATGGTGAAAGTGGGCGGGATCCTTGTATACGCCACTTGTTCTATTTTTCCGTGCGAGAACCGTGGTCAAGTGGATGCATTTTTGGCGGAAAATCCAAACTTTCGTCTAATAGAAGATGAAACGATAAGCCCTGCCGATACAGGTTTTGATGGTTTTTATCTTGCGAAAATTGAACGAATTCAAGAATAA
- a CDS encoding DUF4274 domain-containing protein: MTDIIDRIVYDIEDVEEAVNLVKTISSAHELYSLLNHYNWDDGNEIPIAIADHPLCELAIAIKLFWLAEAMDWLEMNELNELIPTNEVIEPYQQEHYDFAVMLTKRILSGYYQVKTVSHTEKITKTAQYFLKKRGVPEILYQPIVV, translated from the coding sequence ATGACAGACATTATTGATAGAATTGTTTATGACATCGAGGATGTTGAAGAGGCGGTAAACCTTGTAAAAACTATCTCGTCAGCACATGAATTGTATTCCTTATTGAACCATTATAATTGGGATGATGGTAATGAGATTCCTATTGCAATTGCGGATCATCCATTATGCGAGTTAGCCATTGCCATAAAGCTATTTTGGCTTGCTGAAGCGATGGATTGGTTAGAAATGAATGAGCTAAATGAATTAATTCCAACAAATGAGGTAATAGAACCTTATCAACAGGAACATTATGATTTCGCGGTCATGCTGACTAAGCGAATTTTAAGTGGTTATTATCAGGTGAAAACAGTTTCCCATACTGAAAAAATAACAAAGACGGCGCAATATTTTCTTAAGAAGCGTGGAGTGCCTGAGATTCTGTATCAACCTATTGTGGTATGA
- a CDS encoding substrate-binding periplasmic protein, with translation MFFKRHLILLLLASLIVYGALVPAFATAEPNVLYAHFRHRPPEMIVDERNMTMSSPLKDIIEEAAEKIGYRIHWTISPFARSLHDLQVGKVDIVPRTIKTSERETFIRFLGPVSTQTRDILFLVKAGKESSIQVYEDLYKLSVGVKRQTVYFERFNDDTAINKMESIDDENMAKMFIKGRFDTMIILDRASIEYQLNSLGFHDFSYAQYRQINKIDNYFGMSRKSAHFAAFESLNSVLIEMVRSGRVKAIYDFYGLSAELE, from the coding sequence ATGTTTTTTAAGCGGCATTTAATTCTTCTCTTGCTAGCTAGTCTTATTGTGTATGGCGCTTTAGTTCCTGCTTTTGCCACTGCCGAGCCTAATGTTTTATACGCTCACTTTCGCCATCGACCTCCTGAAATGATCGTTGATGAACGTAATATGACAATGTCGAGCCCTTTAAAAGACATTATCGAGGAGGCTGCAGAGAAAATTGGTTATCGCATTCATTGGACGATTAGTCCTTTTGCTCGCAGTCTCCATGATTTACAAGTCGGTAAGGTTGATATTGTTCCGCGCACCATAAAAACCTCCGAGCGGGAAACCTTTATCCGTTTTCTTGGACCTGTGTCGACACAAACGAGGGATATTTTATTTTTGGTCAAAGCAGGTAAAGAGTCGAGCATTCAAGTTTATGAGGATTTATATAAATTAAGCGTGGGAGTCAAACGCCAAACCGTCTATTTTGAGCGTTTTAATGACGACACCGCCATCAATAAAATGGAGTCAATTGATGATGAAAATATGGCTAAGATGTTTATTAAAGGTCGTTTTGATACCATGATTATCCTCGACCGCGCCTCGATTGAATATCAACTCAATAGTCTTGGTTTCCATGATTTTAGCTATGCACAGTATCGGCAAATAAATAAAATTGACAACTATTTTGGGATGTCACGTAAGTCGGCTCATTTTGCTGCTTTTGAGTCATTGAATAGCGTATTAATTGAAATGGTTCGCTCTGGACGAGTGAAAGCGATCTATGATTTTTACGGTTTATCGGCGGAGTTAGAGTAA
- the def gene encoding peptide deformylase yields MAVLDILTIPDERLKRKAQPVKDIEAVQGFIDDLIETMYHTDDGIGLAATQVGSTDAIIVIDLSDGRDQPLVLINPEIVEKSGEFVGEEGCLSIPGYRAKVSRFEKVKVTALDRTGKAIEIETDEFLAIVLQHEIDHLHGKVFIEHLSMLKQQIALKKVRKYA; encoded by the coding sequence ATGGCTGTACTCGATATTCTAACCATTCCCGATGAGCGCCTTAAACGTAAAGCGCAACCTGTAAAAGATATTGAAGCTGTTCAGGGATTTATCGATGATTTAATCGAAACCATGTATCACACGGACGATGGTATCGGTTTAGCAGCAACTCAAGTCGGCAGTACAGATGCAATTATCGTGATCGATTTATCTGACGGTCGCGACCAGCCTTTAGTACTGATTAATCCTGAGATTGTTGAAAAGTCAGGTGAGTTCGTCGGTGAAGAAGGTTGTCTGTCTATCCCAGGTTATCGCGCTAAAGTGTCACGTTTTGAAAAAGTTAAAGTGACCGCCTTAGACAGAACTGGCAAAGCTATCGAAATCGAAACCGATGAGTTTTTAGCCATAGTGTTGCAGCACGAAATCGACCATTTGCATGGCAAAGTATTTATCGAACATTTATCCATGCTAAAACAACAAATCGCCCTTAAAAAAGTGCGTAAATACGCTTAA
- a CDS encoding D-alanine--D-alanine ligase, which yields MSRINLLLLCGGGSAEHDISLMSANYFESSLAKSDQFSVLRVELDKLGQYRTAAGDECELTNNREIRFRDETKAPWPVDYVIPCIHGYPGETGDIQSYFNLIQLPYFGCESEASSNCFNKITAKMWFSALGIPNTPYIFLHQYDDEAISQAQTALANWGSIFIKAASQGSSVGCYKVDDSSKVAQVLKDAFGYAPYVVVEKTIKARELEVAVYEYNGEIVATLPGEIICDTNTFYTFDEKYAKSSKARTDVVAKDVSVELSEQIRAYAIKAFKGMKLRHLSRIDFFLTAENEILLNEINTFPGSTPISMFPKMLQNHGHDFTEYLSLVINSQLSAKD from the coding sequence ATGTCTAGAATTAACTTACTTTTGCTGTGCGGCGGCGGAAGTGCTGAACACGATATTTCACTAATGTCGGCTAACTATTTTGAATCCTCATTGGCAAAATCCGATCAATTTTCCGTGTTACGGGTAGAACTTGATAAATTGGGTCAATATCGCACCGCGGCAGGCGATGAGTGTGAACTGACGAATAATCGCGAAATCCGTTTTCGCGATGAAACTAAAGCGCCTTGGCCTGTGGACTATGTTATTCCTTGCATCCATGGTTATCCCGGCGAAACAGGTGATATCCAGTCCTATTTCAACCTTATCCAACTGCCCTACTTCGGCTGTGAATCCGAAGCCAGTAGTAATTGTTTTAATAAAATCACCGCCAAAATGTGGTTTTCAGCCCTAGGGATCCCCAATACTCCCTACATTTTTCTACACCAATATGATGATGAGGCGATCAGCCAAGCACAAACCGCCTTGGCTAATTGGGGTTCAATCTTTATTAAAGCCGCGTCGCAAGGATCATCTGTCGGTTGCTATAAAGTGGATGACAGCAGCAAAGTGGCACAAGTACTCAAAGATGCCTTCGGCTACGCACCCTATGTTGTAGTGGAAAAAACCATTAAAGCCCGTGAATTAGAAGTCGCAGTATACGAATACAATGGTGAGATTGTGGCAACCCTGCCAGGTGAAATTATCTGTGATACCAATACCTTCTACACCTTTGATGAAAAATATGCCAAAAGCAGTAAGGCACGCACCGATGTGGTTGCAAAAGATGTTTCTGTAGAGCTCAGTGAACAGATCCGTGCTTATGCTATCAAGGCATTTAAGGGGATGAAGCTGCGTCACCTGTCACGTATCGACTTTTTCTTAACCGCTGAAAATGAAATTTTGCTCAACGAAATCAACACATTCCCTGGTTCGACACCGATTTCAATGTTCCCTAAAATGTTGCAAAACCACGGCCACGACTTTACCGAATATTTAAGCCTAGTGATCAACAGCCAGTTATCGGCAAAGGATTAA
- a CDS encoding sensor domain-containing phosphodiesterase codes for MDEGTNVMGRLFESSLKLDHDVSLDCYSGILSMLLNGAPLGEILHALVLKIEAQKIGTKASVLLLSDDGKRLLFGAAPHLPDNYNQAIHGIEIGPDVGSCGTAAYLGERVIVEDIAHHPFWEKFKAIPLSAGLKSCWSEPIKDNHGKVLGTFAMYYDVIKSPMPQDLTLISEAARLASLAIERSRSMEFQRLAVKIFDRLPLALVITNSLDAVLYANAAFKQIVQPQTVESSNFHPKTFLSQSEPHELDMLFQHLSAGKMWQGELVGLRGNGETFYLDLTVTVFREPHSNYNGFAWLFSDISERKKAAQLIKYQANNDSLTGLANRNALFRQIQTLITSDCLTPGFSFMLMDLDNFKQVNDTYGHDKGDMLLLQVVGQIKTCLDSSIMFARLGGDEFALLLPGVVTQKALSQLAEKIIKNVYRRYELSKDKGVYSSVSIGIARFPEDALNLEQLLNCADQAMYISKANGRNRYHFFTEQMQQNAERIANLHTLLKQALDQQAFELYYQPIVNATTGLIVRAEVLLRWQHEGQFIAPDEFIPIAENSGLIVDIGRNVRRCAMQTIKEMQDHGWGISLAVNVSTFEFWSHELQDAFCDSFADIIEELGLVDFPYELITLEITESLLMKQHVHLIKVLNELRARGVKISLDDFGTGYSSLSYLANFPIDQIKIDKSFIDRLAEGERHEALVEAIVRLSHALNLSVTAEGVETEAQLKFVMANDIQEIQGYLYYQPMPKAAFFELLAKQAKPH; via the coding sequence ATGGACGAAGGCACTAATGTTATGGGACGACTTTTCGAATCCTCACTTAAACTAGATCACGATGTTAGCTTAGATTGCTATAGCGGCATTTTATCTATGTTGTTAAATGGTGCACCTCTAGGTGAGATTCTTCACGCGCTCGTCCTTAAAATTGAGGCTCAAAAAATAGGGACAAAGGCTTCCGTCCTACTGTTGAGTGATGATGGTAAACGGTTACTTTTTGGTGCTGCCCCCCACTTGCCAGATAACTATAACCAAGCAATTCATGGCATTGAAATTGGCCCAGACGTAGGCTCCTGTGGTACTGCGGCCTACTTGGGGGAACGTGTTATTGTTGAAGATATCGCGCACCATCCATTTTGGGAAAAGTTTAAAGCAATTCCTCTCAGTGCGGGCCTTAAATCCTGTTGGTCTGAACCCATCAAAGATAATCATGGGAAAGTACTCGGGACTTTCGCCATGTATTATGACGTCATAAAATCACCTATGCCGCAGGATTTAACCTTGATATCGGAAGCCGCAAGATTGGCGAGCCTTGCGATTGAACGTAGCCGTTCGATGGAGTTTCAGCGTTTAGCGGTGAAAATATTTGATCGCTTGCCTTTAGCACTTGTGATCACCAATTCCCTCGATGCCGTGTTATATGCAAATGCAGCATTTAAGCAAATAGTACAACCACAAACAGTAGAATCATCTAATTTTCACCCAAAAACCTTTTTGTCTCAGTCAGAACCCCATGAACTTGATATGCTTTTTCAGCACCTATCTGCAGGAAAAATGTGGCAAGGGGAATTAGTTGGACTCAGGGGAAATGGTGAAACCTTCTACCTTGATCTTACTGTAACGGTATTTCGTGAGCCTCACAGCAATTACAATGGCTTCGCTTGGTTATTTTCCGATATCAGTGAACGTAAAAAAGCCGCACAACTAATTAAGTATCAAGCGAATAATGATTCACTCACAGGGCTTGCAAATCGTAATGCCCTCTTTAGACAAATCCAAACCTTAATCACTTCTGACTGTTTAACGCCGGGCTTTAGTTTTATGCTGATGGACTTAGATAACTTTAAGCAAGTCAATGACACCTATGGTCACGATAAGGGCGATATGTTGTTGTTACAGGTTGTTGGACAGATAAAAACCTGTTTAGACAGCAGTATAATGTTTGCGCGTTTAGGTGGTGATGAGTTTGCCTTACTGTTACCCGGGGTTGTTACACAAAAAGCACTCTCACAATTGGCCGAAAAAATCATTAAAAATGTCTATCGGCGTTATGAGCTATCAAAGGATAAAGGCGTTTACAGTTCGGTTAGTATCGGGATTGCACGTTTCCCTGAGGATGCACTTAATTTGGAGCAATTGCTTAATTGTGCTGATCAAGCCATGTATATCTCCAAGGCGAATGGGCGCAATCGGTATCATTTCTTTACTGAGCAAATGCAGCAGAATGCCGAACGAATAGCGAATTTACATACATTGCTAAAGCAAGCCTTAGATCAACAAGCCTTTGAGCTCTATTATCAGCCAATCGTTAATGCGACAACGGGGTTGATCGTGCGTGCAGAGGTACTATTACGCTGGCAACATGAAGGCCAGTTTATTGCTCCAGATGAGTTTATTCCCATCGCTGAAAATAGTGGATTGATTGTTGATATCGGTCGAAATGTCCGCCGATGTGCGATGCAAACGATTAAGGAGATGCAAGACCATGGTTGGGGTATTAGCTTAGCGGTGAATGTGTCTACTTTTGAGTTCTGGTCCCATGAGTTGCAGGATGCATTTTGTGACTCTTTTGCTGACATAATTGAAGAATTAGGCTTAGTTGATTTTCCCTATGAATTGATCACGCTGGAAATTACCGAATCCTTATTGATGAAACAACATGTACATTTAATCAAAGTGCTCAATGAACTGCGTGCTCGAGGTGTGAAAATATCCTTAGATGACTTTGGTACTGGTTATTCCTCTTTATCTTATTTAGCGAATTTTCCCATAGATCAAATTAAGATAGATAAAAGCTTTATCGATAGATTAGCAGAAGGCGAACGCCACGAGGCTCTGGTTGAGGCCATAGTGCGCTTAAGTCATGCATTAAATTTGAGCGTGACTGCTGAAGGGGTAGAAACAGAGGCTCAGTTGAAGTTTGTGATGGCAAATGACATTCAAGAAATTCAAGGTTACCTCTATTATCAACCTATGCCTAAGGCCGCATTTTTTGAATTATTGGCTAAGCAAGCTAAGCCACATTAG
- the pabB gene encoding aminodeoxychorismate synthase component I, whose translation MAIRASIPLASRQLDWTLSTTEVFEYFAKDEWAILLDSASASHQDAKFDIICAAPIATLVTKGERSEITLMQSDLTLPAKTNVTDDPFELVNSLLNHWYPNAIESGFPFAGGAMGSFSYDLGRRIETLPTTAKQDIQLPEMNIGFYDWALIFNYQTQCWHLLHYLGEKALEIELNKIQHKLTKKPNSAAFMLTSPWATQINKAQYTRKFEAVQAYLHSGDCYQINLTQRFEASYQGDEWAAYCQLRKANKAPFSAFMRLPQNAILSISPERFIQLRGDDIQTKPIKGTMPRHADPLLDTKAASTLANSPKDRAENVMIVDLLRNDIGKVAAAGSVRVPHLFEIESFPAVHHLVSTVTAKLASQFTASDLLRAAFPGGSITGAPKIRAMEIIEELEPSRRSLYCGCMGYLSQDGQMDTSITIRTLIAERGKLYCWAGGGIVADSQVNAEYQETFDKISRILPLLGAE comes from the coding sequence ATGGCAATTAGGGCGTCAATACCGCTTGCATCACGCCAACTTGACTGGACATTAAGCACCACAGAAGTATTCGAATACTTTGCTAAAGACGAGTGGGCAATTCTGCTCGATTCTGCTAGTGCGTCGCATCAAGATGCAAAATTCGATATTATTTGCGCGGCACCTATTGCCACTTTAGTCACCAAAGGTGAGCGAAGTGAAATAACCCTTATGCAATCAGATCTGACGTTGCCGGCAAAGACCAACGTAACAGATGATCCATTTGAACTCGTTAACTCATTATTAAATCATTGGTATCCAAACGCCATTGAAAGTGGCTTCCCCTTTGCAGGAGGCGCCATGGGTAGCTTTAGTTACGATTTAGGGCGTCGTATCGAAACGCTGCCAACAACGGCCAAGCAGGATATTCAACTGCCAGAAATGAATATCGGCTTTTACGACTGGGCGCTTATCTTCAATTACCAAACCCAGTGTTGGCATTTGTTGCACTATTTAGGCGAGAAAGCCCTCGAGATTGAGTTGAATAAAATTCAACATAAACTCACTAAAAAGCCAAACTCAGCGGCCTTTATGCTCACTAGCCCATGGGCAACACAGATAAATAAAGCCCAATACACGAGAAAATTTGAAGCTGTACAAGCCTATTTACACAGCGGTGATTGCTATCAAATAAACTTAACCCAACGATTTGAGGCAAGTTACCAAGGTGATGAATGGGCGGCGTACTGCCAATTACGTAAGGCCAATAAAGCCCCCTTCTCGGCCTTTATGCGTCTACCGCAAAACGCTATTTTGTCGATTTCACCCGAGCGTTTTATCCAGCTTCGCGGTGATGATATTCAAACCAAACCCATCAAAGGTACGATGCCACGTCATGCTGATCCACTGCTTGATACCAAGGCTGCCAGCACACTGGCAAACTCGCCAAAGGATCGTGCTGAGAATGTGATGATTGTCGATTTGCTGCGCAACGACATTGGCAAAGTGGCCGCAGCCGGTTCAGTACGTGTACCCCATCTCTTTGAGATTGAGAGTTTTCCCGCTGTGCATCACTTAGTCAGTACCGTTACCGCCAAACTCGCTAGCCAATTCACGGCGAGTGATTTACTGCGCGCCGCATTCCCAGGCGGCTCGATTACCGGCGCACCCAAAATTCGTGCCATGGAAATTATCGAGGAGCTAGAACCGTCACGCAGAAGTTTATACTGTGGTTGTATGGGATATTTAAGCCAAGATGGACAAATGGATACCAGCATCACCATTCGCACACTGATTGCCGAACGGGGTAAACTCTATTGCTGGGCGGGCGGTGGCATAGTGGCGGATTCACAAGTGAATGCCGAATATCAAGAAACCTTTGATAAAATCAGCCGTATTTTACCTTTGCTTGGCGCTGAATGA
- the asnS gene encoding asparagine--tRNA ligase, whose translation MSIASVASVFKGEHAVGSKVTVRGWVRTRRDSKAGISFLAVYDGSCFNPIQGVVPNSLENYDNEVLKLTAGCSVVMTGDVVESPGAGQAFELQVTELEVTGWVDDPDTYPMAAKRHSIEHLRELAHLRPRTNIIGAVARVRNCLSQAIHRFYHEEGFIWVSTPLITASDCEGAGEMFRVSTLDMENLPRTSEGKVDYDKDFFGKEAFLTVSGQLNGETYACALSKIYTFGPTFRAENSNTSRHLAEFWMVEPEVAFATLSDIAGLAEAMLKYAFNAVLTERMDDLQFFAQHVDKTVIERLQSFVSSDFAQVDYTDAVDILQKCGKTFEFPVSWGIDLSSEHERYLAEEHFKAPVVVKNYPKDIKAFYMRLNEDGKTVAAMDVLAPGIGEIIGGSQREERLDVLDMRLAEMDLNKEDYWWYRDLRRYGTVPHAGFGLGFERLVSYVTGVSNIRDVIPFPRAPRTANF comes from the coding sequence ATGAGCATTGCATCTGTCGCTTCTGTATTTAAAGGTGAGCACGCGGTCGGTTCTAAAGTCACAGTACGTGGCTGGGTCAGAACTCGTCGTGATTCTAAAGCCGGTATTTCTTTTTTAGCTGTCTATGACGGTTCCTGCTTTAATCCGATCCAAGGTGTCGTGCCCAATAGCCTCGAAAATTACGACAACGAAGTGTTAAAGCTAACTGCAGGCTGCTCTGTCGTAATGACAGGCGACGTGGTTGAATCTCCTGGCGCAGGCCAAGCATTTGAGCTACAAGTGACTGAACTTGAAGTCACTGGCTGGGTTGATGATCCAGACACATACCCAATGGCCGCTAAGCGTCATTCAATTGAGCATCTTCGTGAGCTCGCTCACCTGCGTCCACGCACTAACATTATTGGTGCTGTTGCGCGTGTTCGTAACTGTTTATCCCAAGCGATTCACCGTTTCTACCACGAAGAAGGCTTTATTTGGGTTTCTACACCACTTATCACGGCATCGGATTGCGAAGGCGCCGGCGAAATGTTCCGCGTATCGACTTTAGATATGGAAAACCTGCCCCGCACCAGTGAAGGCAAAGTCGATTACGATAAGGATTTCTTCGGTAAAGAGGCTTTCTTAACTGTATCAGGGCAATTAAACGGTGAAACTTACGCCTGTGCACTGTCAAAAATTTATACCTTTGGCCCAACATTCAGAGCCGAAAACTCCAATACTAGCCGTCACTTAGCTGAGTTTTGGATGGTTGAACCCGAAGTTGCCTTCGCGACCTTAAGCGATATCGCAGGTCTTGCCGAAGCGATGCTGAAATACGCCTTCAATGCCGTATTAACCGAGCGTATGGATGATTTACAATTCTTCGCCCAGCACGTAGATAAAACGGTAATCGAGCGTTTGCAATCCTTTGTATCGAGCGATTTTGCCCAAGTAGATTACACCGATGCGGTTGATATCCTGCAAAAATGTGGCAAAACCTTTGAATTCCCAGTTTCTTGGGGTATTGACCTTTCTTCTGAGCACGAGCGTTATTTAGCCGAAGAACATTTCAAAGCCCCAGTTGTGGTGAAGAACTATCCAAAGGACATTAAAGCCTTCTACATGCGCTTAAACGAAGACGGCAAAACCGTTGCCGCAATGGACGTATTAGCACCCGGTATTGGTGAAATTATCGGGGGTTCTCAACGTGAAGAGCGTTTAGATGTGCTAGATATGCGTTTAGCCGAAATGGATCTGAACAAAGAAGATTACTGGTGGTATCGTGACCTTCGCCGTTATGGCACAGTGCCACACGCGGGCTTTGGTTTAGGTTTTGAGCGTTTAGTGTCTTATGTGACTGGCGTCTCTAACATCCGTGATGTGATCCCCTTCCCACGTGCACCACGTACAGCAAACTTCTAA